ACCAGTGCGAAATTACGGCAGTCACGGACGCTTACTTGCCGCTCGCGGAAGCGCGGGCGAAGGAATACGGGATCGGCTTCGTGGCGCCTTCGCCGGAGGCGTTGATCGAAGACGATCGAGTAGACGCCGTCGTCATCGGCGTGCCGAACCAGTTCCACGCGCCTCTTGCGGTGCATGCGCTGAAGGCGAACAAGCACGTCCTGTTGGAAAAGCCGATGGGCATCAACGCGGAGGCGGCGCGAGACATTATGCGCGCGGCGCGCGATTCGGACCGGACGCTGATGGTCGCCCATCAGATGCGCTGGGAGCCGGTGCCGATGCAAATTAAGGCGCAGGTGGAGCGCGGGGAGCTCGGCCGCATTTACACGGCGAAGACGGGCTGGTACCGCCGGAAGGGCATTCCCGGCTGGGGTACGTGGTTCACGCGGATGGATCAATCGGGCGGCGGCCCGCTCATCGATATCGGCGTTCATATGCTCGACTTGGCGCTGTACCTGATGGGCAACCCGAAGCCGGTCTCCGTTTACGGCTCGACGTACGCGGAGTTCGGGCCGAAGCGCAAAGGCATCGGCACGTGGGGCAAGCCGAACTGGGACGGCGTGTACGACGTCGAGGATTTGGCTACGGCCATGATTAAAATGGAGGATGGCTCTTCGCTGACGCTCGAGGTGAGCTGGGCGGTCCATATGGACACGGACAGCACGCCGTTCATCCACCTGATGGGCAGCGAAGGCGGGGCGTCGTACCGCGGCAGCCACGGCAAGCTGCTGACCGAGAAGTTCGACCGTCCGATGGAGGTCGAGCTGCGTGCGCCGGAGCAGGACGAAGGCGCGCGTCAGCGGCTGTCGAAGCATTTCCTCGAGTGCGTGCGCGAAGGCAAGCAGCCGATTACGTCGGCTCTGACGGGCTTTACGAACAACCTCGTGCTCGACGCGATTTACGAATCGTCGCGCACGGGCAGCGAAGTAAAGCTGAACTGGGACTATTAATCGGTCGAAGGAGACGGTACGATGAAGATCGGATTGACGCGCGCCGGACTCGGCAATATCGGGACGGACGAACGATTCATTGAACTGGCGGGCGCCTACGGCTTCGAGGCGGTCGACGTCGACCCGCTGGGACTGATCGAGCGGGGCGGAGCGGACGGCGCCCGCGCGCTGCTCGAGAAGAGCGGCGTCTCGATCGGCGCGATGGGACTGCCGGTCGAATGGCGGACGACGGACGAGGCGTTCCGCGCCGGGCTTGCGAAGCTGCAAGCCGCCGCGGAAGCGGGGGCGCAGCTCGGCTGCACCGCATGCTGCACCTACATTTTGCCGTCGACGGACCTGCCGGCCGCCCACTTCATGGCGCAGGCGATTCGCCGGCTGCGCCTGTGCGCGCAGCTGCTCGGGGCGTACGGCATCCGCCTCGGCCTCGAGTATGTCGGTCCGCATCATCTGCGGACGCGGTGGGCGAATCCGTACATTTGGACGCAGGAGGAGACGCTGGAGCTGATCGAGGCGATCGGCGAACCGAACGTCGGCCTGCTGCTCGATTCGTACCACTGGTACACGACAGGGCTCGCCGCCGACGACATCGCTGCGCTGCAGCCGCACCAGATCGTGCACGTCCATTTGAACGACGCGCGCGACGTGCCGGTATCGGAGGCGCTCGACAACGACCGCGTGTACCCGGGCGAGGGCGTGATCGATTTGCCCGCGTTCCTGCGCGCGGTCCATGCGACCGGCTACCGCGGCGCGGTGTCGCAGGAGGTGCTGACGCCGTCCGCGCCGACCGACCCGGCCGAAGCGCTGCTGCAGCGCACCAAAGCCGGCTTCGACCGCGTGTTCGCGGCGGCAGGATTGCGCTGAGCCGGCGCGGAAGTTCGGGGGGCGCATTTGTCATCAAACGGTAATATTGGCGTTACGGCGCCCTAATATTGGGGGCGTATAGTAATAGGCAAGACCCCCTTTGAAATATATATTTTGGACCTGAACGCACGTCGGCGTCAGGTCCCCTTTTTTTGTCTCCATAACAAAAAAAGGCAGGCATCGAGCCCGCCGCCGAACTTTAAGTTACAGCTCCACCGTCACGCGCTTGCGCTGCCGGAAGTAGCACCATTCCTTGTAGCCGATCTCTTTCAGCTTCTGCCGCACGAATTCCCAATCGTCCGCCACCCGCTCGGGGGTGTGCGCGTCGGAGCCGAACGTCACCTTCACGCCGAAATAATGGGCCCGCTCCAGAATGACGTCCGCCGGATACCAGCCGCCGACCTCTTTCATTTTGCCGGACGTATTGATTTCGATGGCGATGTCGCACTCGGCGATCAACTGCAGCGTCTTGTCGACCGCCTCCGTCTGGATGTCGGAAAACGCGGGATAGTACGCCTTCATGGCGTCGATATGGCCGAGCACGTCGAACATGCCGCTTCGCGCCGAACGCCCGATCAGCTCGTAGTACCGTTCCTTCGTTGCCAGCTTCTCCGCTTCGGTCAGCTTTTTCCAACGGTTGCGGTTGAAGATCGATACGCCGTCCACTTGGTGAACGGAGCCGATAATATAATCGAACGGGTATTTCGCATAGACGTTCTTGTATTTGTCCAGATGCTCGGGAAAAAAGTCGGACTCGACCCCGAGCAGCACTTCGATGCGCCCCGCGTATTTCTCCTTCAGCCGCAGCACTTCGTTCACGTAATTCGGAAATTCGCTCGCCGCCATGGCGATGCCCGGGAACGGGTGATCGTCCTTGTGGCCGAAATACGGCGAGTGGTCCGAGATGCCGATCGCGCCGACGCCGCGTTCGATCGCGGCCTCGATGTAGCGCTCGATCCCGCCTTCTGCGTGACCGCAGCGCTCGTGATGCGTATGCAGATCGAATATCATGCAAAACCCTCCTTATTCGGAGCCGTAAAATTGCGTCTCCGGCATGCCCTTCAGATCGCTTAAAAATTGCCGCATCGCGGAATTGAGGTATCTGCCCGTCTTCGTGATGACGCCGACGGGATGGCTGATTTCGAGCTCGTTCACTTGAATCATTTTGAGGGTGCCGAGCCGAAGCTCGTTTCCGACCGACATTTTCGAAATGATGCCCGCCCCCAGGTTGAGCTCCACCATTCGCTTCACTTCTTCGCTGCTCTGCAGCTCCATGACGGTTTTCGGCTCGATGCCGTGCTTCCCGAACAACGCGTCGACGAACCGGCGCCCCGCCGTGTCCGGCGACAGCATAATGAGCGGCAGCCCCTGCAGCGCGGAGAGCGGAAGATGCTTGTGCGCCGCGAGCGGATGCTCGGGCGCGACGACCAGCTCGAACGTGTCGTAATACAGCACCGACGTCGCGAGGGTCGGCGTTTTCTCGAACAAATACGTAATGCCGACGTCGATGGCGCCGCTC
This genomic window from Paenibacillus sp. contains:
- a CDS encoding Gfo/Idh/MocA family oxidoreductase is translated as MSNKIRIGVIGAGNIGNVHMQEFSKLADQCEITAVTDAYLPLAEARAKEYGIGFVAPSPEALIEDDRVDAVVIGVPNQFHAPLAVHALKANKHVLLEKPMGINAEAARDIMRAARDSDRTLMVAHQMRWEPVPMQIKAQVERGELGRIYTAKTGWYRRKGIPGWGTWFTRMDQSGGGPLIDIGVHMLDLALYLMGNPKPVSVYGSTYAEFGPKRKGIGTWGKPNWDGVYDVEDLATAMIKMEDGSSLTLEVSWAVHMDTDSTPFIHLMGSEGGASYRGSHGKLLTEKFDRPMEVELRAPEQDEGARQRLSKHFLECVREGKQPITSALTGFTNNLVLDAIYESSRTGSEVKLNWDY
- a CDS encoding sugar phosphate isomerase/epimerase family protein, which codes for MKIGLTRAGLGNIGTDERFIELAGAYGFEAVDVDPLGLIERGGADGARALLEKSGVSIGAMGLPVEWRTTDEAFRAGLAKLQAAAEAGAQLGCTACCTYILPSTDLPAAHFMAQAIRRLRLCAQLLGAYGIRLGLEYVGPHHLRTRWANPYIWTQEETLELIEAIGEPNVGLLLDSYHWYTTGLAADDIAALQPHQIVHVHLNDARDVPVSEALDNDRVYPGEGVIDLPAFLRAVHATGYRGAVSQEVLTPSAPTDPAEALLQRTKAGFDRVFAAAGLR
- a CDS encoding histidinol-phosphatase; translated protein: MIFDLHTHHERCGHAEGGIERYIEAAIERGVGAIGISDHSPYFGHKDDHPFPGIAMAASEFPNYVNEVLRLKEKYAGRIEVLLGVESDFFPEHLDKYKNVYAKYPFDYIIGSVHQVDGVSIFNRNRWKKLTEAEKLATKERYYELIGRSARSGMFDVLGHIDAMKAYYPAFSDIQTEAVDKTLQLIAECDIAIEINTSGKMKEVGGWYPADVILERAHYFGVKVTFGSDAHTPERVADDWEFVRQKLKEIGYKEWCYFRQRKRVTVEL
- a CDS encoding LysR family transcriptional regulator; this translates as MNLNQLETLITISKTMSFRKAGELLNLTQPAVSAQIKSLEDEFGAVLVDRNQPVTLTDAGVLFLEQAEKILGIVDELKMKLSDINATPQGHIRLGTTTSIAIQILPRVLSYFKDQYPLIQTTIHSMTSSQIMANVESGAIDVGITYLFEKTPTLATSVLYYDTFELVVAPEHPLAAHKHLPLSALQGLPLIMLSPDTAGRRFVDALFGKHGIEPKTVMELQSSEEVKRMVELNLGAGIISKMSVGNELRLGTLKMIQVNELEISHPVGVITKTGRYLNSAMRQFLSDLKGMPETQFYGSE